ACCCTCGCGAAGTTCATCGGGGTTGACTGGATTCAGAACAAGAATGTGCCCTTCACTGCTGGAATGGAGGCCGCTTAAGCCCAGGGATGGCTTCATAatcatatacatacatacatacaaaaaaattttttaccAATGTTTATCATTGAAACAGATATTCAATttattcttgtaattttttgtattaatgttGAGAGAAAGGTTACCTAACTTTTTTCTTCAGataaataaagacaaaattttatcttgaGAAGCTTGTAGCTCAGTCTACCAATTTTGCTCTCCATAACGGCAAACCGTCAAGGCCAAACGagtatttcccacctaaagtatgtgcattttccaagtttttttctattaacttttaaaatcttatttacctacgcatagatagttaaaattaactaaatacattagttatatcatttttttcctttaaaccctaaaaactaacaatttccccccaacccaagttttaaaaacaatatttttttccttagggttttcaatttttcaaattcaaattttcggCGACCTCCACGCgatgtctctttctctctgacAACTCTCCTGGGTATGGTCGTCGATAAAGACGAGACAACATGATCGAGACAAAAACAAGGTCTTCGTCGACGACCATGCCAAGAAGAGCTATTAGAAGGACGTCGCACCAGAGAAAGAAGCATCATCGAAAGGTCAccgaagaggaagaaatgacatcaaaaatttgaatttgaaaaattgaaaaccttaggggggaaaatgctattttttaaaacttcagttgggagaaattgttaatttttagggtttatgggagaaaataaaatcaaatttaaatttatttttgataatacagacaaaatgacGAGTCGTCGACAAAGACCTCATTTTTCTCTCGATTAGGGTTGGACTTGAACCAAGCCtattcgagctcggctcgaacgAGTCCGAAATGAGCCCTATAAAAGTTCGGTCAAGCTTGAGTTACTcgccaaatttttttaattaaaaattttaatacaaaacgacatcgttttgatcaatatgtattaaaatgacgtcgttttaataacaaaatagttaaaaactagAGCTCAAAATAAGTAGAGCTGAATTTAAACAGAGTTTGAGCTTGGCTTCcacaagctcgagctcgaactcgagctttgttatatataaatcgaGTTGAGCTCGGttcagttcgaatctaaccctaatctCAATAAAGATGACTCGTCTTCGTCGACGATTATGCCTAGGAGAGCCTCTGGAAGGAGGTCGCATTAGAGAAGAAGAGGTGTCGTCTAGAGAtcgtcggagaggaagaaatgacgtcagaaaattaaatctaaaaaattaaaaaccctaaggtggaacatgttgtttttgaaaacttgggttgaaaaaaattgttagtttttagagtttataggagaaaataaaataaaatttaagtttatttttaataatatagataaaataataattttatctttaaaattattaattttaattacatatagataggtaaatgagatttttaaaattaatgggaaACGTcataggtgggaaataatcctttggccaacCGTAAACTATTTAATTGAGtaaacaaaactataaattactaataaataaaaagattccGACCTGCCGGATTCGAACCAGCGACCTAAGGATATGCTGTCGTATTTAACCACTACAGTCCTCCGCTCTACCAACTGAGCTAAGGTCGGCTTTTATTCAAACTTGcctctctttatattaatttataaccttaattaatattgagatatgataaatattaaataatgttttcttattggaaaaattaaaatatattgataggATGTTTAATTTgggaatgttttattatcaaaataaaaaaaattatcttgagcattattaggtataaattatcactatatttgataaaaattaatagttgtaaataattattatgtttaattaaaggtaataattgaatatactaaaattcttttacttaaatacccttaagtttaattattttaaaatttttttatgttatttgttatattaattgaaaatgaaattatttttatcttaaaaaataataaataagaatatggtataataaaatcaatattttcttaataattttttaatacataaaatgaatgtgataatcaaattatctcttatattatttattaaatcatcattagtaataaaaaattattgaaatatttttattatttataaattaaataaaataatattatttataaatcaaatcaaataatataaataataaaagatatattatcaaaacaatttttataagtgtTTAACTAAATTTAAGTGAAAAGTCCTTAAATTTTAAGTGTAAATGTAAACCAAAGTCAATTtaactctaaattttatttaaattaatccaaatttaattcattcaattttaaacttaaattcgagCTTAAGAACTTAGAATTTAGATAGAATCCGACATTATTCATGCCAGTAAAGAGGCTTCCATTGGGCGAACACCAGCccgttaaaaatattaaagtggCCCAgtgatattcaaataaatacGCTTGACGAGCGAGCGGGAAACCAGATCGACTCTTTTTGAACCTTCTGTGTCTCCctctctttctttccaaaagCGAATCCAAACTCTGCGTCTTCAGCTCCTGAGGATTAAATCTCACTCAATTTTCCATtactttctcttcatttttctcGGGAAACAAACAATCGAGAAAGCCTTCATAACCCCCAAGGTTTTCCCCTTTTTTCATTTCCACCCCCAAAATCCAAAACCCTAGGAATCGAAATGTGCTCCAATGATAATGTGAGGTCCAATTACCCAGCACTTTCAATATGACTAACCACAGAGAACAAGAACCCAATTGCGATGCGGCTAGTTGTAGTGGTACCCGGTTCACGGTGCAGCCAGAGCGTGAACTACAAGCTAACTGGGAAGTTGATTTGGCGAATAAGCTCGAAGACTATCTCTTGAAAATTTGCTCTGGTCAAATTTATGACTCCGAACATCTCATTCCCCCGGTGAATTTCGCTGAAGGTTTGTCTTTTAACTTGCTTTTGTTTTTCCATCTTGATGTTTGATATTtgattgtaattaaattttggaGAAATGTAGCTGCTTTGCTGGTTCAGGGTTCGGTTCAGGTGTATAGCAGGAAGGTAGAATATTTGTACAACTTGGTTTTGCATGCTTTGGAGTTTCTTTCTCAGAaaaggtttgtttttttttttttttcttcgtaaaaataatattcactatGACCGACAACTGTATgtctttctcaaattttatttgtatttgttaaatttgtttggTGCTCTATGGTTTTCCTTGGAAAGGAAATGAATTATTGTGAGAGCTTATTAGTCCATCTAATGGATTAGGGAAGTTGACAAATAAATTAACTTGTTATAGATTATCACTGCACTTCAGTTTTTGTAATTTGGATGGCAAGTAATTTAACAGTAGTTCTTAGTTCACTCAAGTTATGTTGTCGTTAATCTACTGTCTTGCAAAATTTGAATGGCAAGTAATTTAACAGTAATTTATAGTTCTCTCAAGTTAGTCAGCGGACAGTGATGAAACTGTATTGTGGATTTAGATCCTACTTCTATGGCGCTTTAtcgttgttattttattatccaGCCAGCAGGATCAATCAAAGGAGACATCAGTCCCTATCGAAGGAAGGGAATCCCATGCAGTTTCTGATGAAGAAAATGATCTGTTTTGGTGCTTAGATGACATCCCAGGTAAGCTTTAACCATGTACTCTATTTTGGTGTAGTTCAGAGAAACATTAGCTAAAATTTCCATATGTTGCAGTGGAAGCAAAAAATCGCTTAGACAGTCCAAAtggaaatgataatttttttaatcactttgTGAAGCCCCCTGCAAATTTAATTGTTCTTGAAGGTGACTGCTTAGACTCTCTGGGTGATGGCACGGAATTAGAGTCCTATCTGGTATTACAATTGCTTTTACTGGTTTTGTGTTATGCATTgactaacaaaataatttaattattcttttcgTTTTTCTGTGGTTGCAGTTAGCTACCAGTGATCTCTATCGAGATTTTATTCTATTAGATCCGTGTGATGCTGTAGCAGTTAATGACTTTTTAGAGGGAGGTCAAGTTGGCAAGGGGCATAATGGTGCCTACAGAGGAAGTGCATCTCGCAAGAGCTTTCAATCCCCTACGAGGTGTTCTGGTGGAACTGCAAATAAGCCATCTATCAGAAAGAAAAAGGATGCCAATCTTAATCCATCGCCAAGCCTTAACATGGGCCATGATCCTCCTGCCTTTGATGATGTTGGAGAGAGCAATCATGAATTTGATATGGAGGACAGATATTCAGAACCTAGGAACTTGGATAGTAATTCTgatgaggaggaggaggatCCTTGGAAGCCCTTGAACCCTCATGAACCTGGGAACTTGAAAGTCATACCTTTCAAAAAAGGTTGTTGAAGCATACTTTTTTAACTCGAGTTACCATTAATGTCTTGTGCTGTGGTCCTGATGTTGTGGtccctttatttttttccttacaaTCAGTTAAAGCTTTCAGAAGAAATGCGGTAAATTCTACTAAACAACACTCAGTAACTACTCTGTTTCCGCTTGCAAAATTGCATGGTACTATCAGTCCAGAGCTCACACAAATATGGGAGGCACGACAAAAAGCATCTGAAAAGCAACAGGCTTTCCATTCTTCTCCATTATATGAAAAGGTTCTGCTCTCCAGATGGTGTGTTTAGCCAAATTCTGTCTTATTATCTCTATGTAAAACCTGATATTGTTATTACAGCTCCGGCAATCACTTGCTAACAAAGGACAACAAGCTTTTAGTGCTTTTGGTCATCCTGACAATTTTAATGAGGACAAGGGATATGATAGTGGTGACCCAGATTCTGAGCATCCTGATATTGACATGCCAGAGAGTATGTATATGGATGAAGATGTACTTCATTTTGATAAGGTTTGCAGGACAACTTTTTGGGTGATTAAAGTCAAAACAGTAGCATTAGATTTTGCACATTGCTTATTCATTGACATTTACACAGCATGATGATGGTACTACTCACTGTGAAATCAATGAAACATTTGAACATGAAGTTCAAGATTGTCATGCAAACCTAGAAGATCTTTGTCGCTCTCACCTAGTAAGCGTAAATTTCTTATCAGTTTGCTTCTATTGAGTCTGCTCTCTGCAATTTGGTCTTACTTAGTTCATCTTTCCACtagataattatatttctagttGCTACCAAAGCATTACTTGGTTGATTGAATGCCTTTTCTCTTTCAGGATGCTCTTCTTGCTAGCATAGCTGAAACAGAAAAATTGACTGAATTAGCTGCTCGAGTCTCATCATGGAAACAGAAAATTGAACACAACCTAGATGAGCAagtaattctatttttttccttcctttctttGTCTAATCCAACCAACATTGATCAATTATCACCACTAGTTTTATCATAATGTTACTACCTCTTTTAAGTTGAACTTTTGTTGGTATTTGAAGTTTCTCTTTTTTGATAGGATTCATGCCCTCCGTTTGATATTCATGAATATGGAGAAAGTATTATTGACAAGCTATCTCTTGAAGGAGACCATGAAAATGTCACATCTTTCACTGATGTGGTAAAGGGCCAAGAGAAGTATGATGTTGCTCGAACATTCTCTGCACTTCTTCAATTGGTAATTTCCTTcctctatttgaaaattttttctacAATTATTGTTTGTTCTGATTGCAGTTGTATATCTTAAAGTAGTTTATTCTGGTGAATTCACTAAAAAAGAATCTGGTATTGCTTGTTTCATGTGTGAAAAATGAATTGCTAGGCATTTTAAATTTCAGGTGAACAATGGAGATGTTGCTTTGGATAGGAGTGGGATTGATGGTGAGTCCATCTGTTACACAGCAGTGAATCCTTTCCATGTCCGGCTACTCAGGCACGACAAGAGACAAAAAGAAACACAATATCAATTGTCAAAAAAGAGAGCCAAGTCTCCATCAAGAAGATTTTCAAAAGATGATAAGGGCAAGTCCATGAGAGAGAAATCCCCAGTTGTCAATCCATCTACAGAACATGGATCATCAGGATTGCCGTCACAGCCAAATTGTAAATTTTCTGTGAAGCTTGGTGGTGCAAGGTGTACCCCAGAAGGAAAGAAGCGAAGAAGGTCTCGACTTTTTGAACCAGCTGATTTACATACCTCAAGCTGAACCAGCTTTGAACTGTTGGGGAATTCAACAACTCTGCTGAATGGCTCCTAGCAAATTCTAGTTGTGACATGATTGTAGCTCAAGTTAAATTACAATGAtcaataatttactttttcaaattattatcagaCACGTACTTAATAGTCAAGACTAGGCCtggatttgagccaaacttGTAGTCAAGACCCTGTAATAAAACTATGATATTGATATCCCTTGTAGAATGAATATGTTCCTGTACCATACATACAATGCCACCAATACTTTCAGCAGAAGTGGTCaccttttttaattctttgtaattttattaaaactctCAATCAGGTATCTTCAGAGCTGTTTGTCAATGATTGAAGCGATATGTTTCAAGAATATATAATTCATCCTATGGCTGGCAACTTTGATACTGGCAGTGGGTGTAATAGTGTAAACGTTGAACACAAATTCCTTGTCCACCAAGAGAGCTTCAAAGTGTTTCAGCTGACCAAGAAACCCACTGGTTTAgtatctttttatttgaatggcttgctttgctttgctttgctttCCCACTATACGTGTATACCACTAGCTTGTTCGTGGAAAAGGTTACTTACTCTTTTCATCTTACCAACCAAATTGAACAACTACGTCATTCCAGCCAAGTTGTGTCTTGATGTGAAAATATCGACTCATTTACTTTGTTGATGTGGGTTTTCGGATTGTGCTGAAAATGTCTCTGATCCTTGTCCTTGTTTGATCCAAAGTAgctttttgaataattttttcatgAGTTTGGTTAAACAGGGGTTTTACAGAATAATCACTTCTTGACACAAtagtaaacaaataaaagaaacgCGTTTATGAACAGGGCTTGGCGTGTCGCTGTAACTGGGGCATGGGGATTAGGCAGATTAGGCCCCAGCAGTTTCTCTTTTGTTGGAATCACACTTCGACGAGCTTTACTGGAAACCTCGTCACTCCATTGACGTCTGTGTAAAAATAAGATGCCAagattttgaataatttctatTTATGTTGAAGGCAGAAACAAACTCAACTGTGACAGCAGCTCAATTAATTACTCTCCATCGCTACGAAACCAACAATTGTCACAATAATTCACTTTCTTGAGCATTTTTCTCTTTCTGCAGAGGCCCCCACACGGATGCTAAAGAAGGAATCAGCGGCTGCTGCTGTTGCACCTAGTTTGGTTATATTTGGGTCAAACTAAGACAGCTTCAGCTTGAACAGGTAACCCACcattcttcttattattataaattaaattatacacacTCATAATTGGGTGGAACGtctaatttaatatgatttgttgTTTGGACGATGAGAATGATCCTAGAAATTCAATGGGAAAATACACATCACATGTGCCTGCCATCTACtccaaataaattataactGAATCCTACATATGTAAATTGTTTGAACAGACTCTCAAAACTATAAGAGATTTGATCCGCGGCTTAAGAAGTCCACATATTTGGTCATGTTATTGACAAATTTCGTTGACAAGTTTCCAGGAATTATGCACTGGAATTTCACAAgaatccaaattatataatattattattaggccTTTCAATTCTTGCTTTCACATTCGGAATTGGAACAATATCTGATACAAAGGACTTATCACGTCAACAATCCAATATAGTCATTGTCTGCCGTTTGTAAATTGCAATCAACACACAAGTATTCAAATTTTACttacgataaaattataataaaaaaatgaatgagataaaaaatattatctatacAAGGCAATATTTTAACAGACATCCAATATCTGCCACGTGTGCATTCTCCGCCAATCAATACTAAAATGTTTTCGCTCCAACGAAATATCTGCTACGTGGCCCACTTACTCTATATCCCTGAGTTACTGCTACTGAGTCTGCCGAGTCACCTACTCTCTACCTCGCTCGATGTCTAACTCAGTGACAGTTCCACCACAGCTTGCGGTATTCCCCGAAGGAGATAaatttcctcttctttctctgCTTAGAATCCTTTTAAAAGATAGCATACGACTCACCGGAGATCGAAACGACGACTGAGTTTGAACCTGACTAGATGGTGAGTCACACCTGGTTGACTCGCTATCAAAACCTTCGTTATAGTTCCTCGCCGGAACCTCTATCGACACGTTTATAACGTCCCTCGGCTTGCCCTTATCTTCAAACGACGATGTTCCGGCCGTTTCGTCCTCGTGCTGACGCGTCATAAACAACCCGGAACTTGACCCCGGCTCAGTCACTGAAACCGCCACATGAGTCGGGTTTTCGGGCTCATCCTGACAAGGCTCCACTGAGGACCGACACAGAGGGCACGTGGAGTGAGAGTGGAACCACATGTCAATACACTCGATATGAAAACTGTGCTTACACTTGGGCAATATTCGACCCGATTCGTTCTCTTCAAACTCGGACAAACAAACAGCGCAATCCAGAGACTCGGGATGGGTCTTGGAGGAGTAGGCAAAAACAGGGAGCGATTTCAAGACAGCCGCGTCGAGGCCGCGCGTGGCTGCAGCGACGGGATTGGGGTTAGCAGGGTCAACATAGAAGACAAGATGCGTACGTCGGTGGAAACGGCTAGGGCGAATTTGGCGGCGACGCACGTTGAGTAAATACCAACGAGCGTAGAGATGTAGACAGACCATTAAAATAACAACgaagaataaaataacgatGGCGCTGAGCATGATTTTGCCACTGAGGGCGTAGCTATTATTATCGGGCGCGTATAAATCTGGCTGATCGTTGAACTCGTTATTCATTTGAGCTTTGCTAGTCAGCTACAGAAAGAGTTGAAAATTGAAAGAGGTTGGTTGAAGGAAATTAATGGAATGGGAGCGGAGATGGAGGGAAATACAGAAGGGTTTTTAGTAAGGGAAGGTTtaggagaagaagagaaaagttctttttttattatggtAAGTTGATGAAGAGGAAATTTCTTGCGGGTTTCTTTTTAACTCCTTAAGCGCCATAGGTTCCCACCTGCTCTTCTATTCCTACTCCTATTACATTCTAACAGACGCCGGGGCTGACGCGGGATCTTCGTATTTACTCTTTTACCCTTCTCCCAAAACgacactaaaaattttaaattaaattatttccaTACAAGCAAGACAAAACTTGTGGGAATTGAAAAGTTTGAAAGGTGGTGCGATTTGAAATGGACAGTTAAATTTGGGAGTCAAGTTAGTTGAGAGCTAAAACTTAGGTAAAAAAGGCTCTGACCACAGtaacttatatatattcatccactgttatattataattaaagttaaatatcaaaatttaaaaataaaattttaatatttttatttatattattttcaaattgagtcaTGAGCTTATTATCAAGTCATGCAATAACAAATTCAagctaaaacttaatttaaaatccaaatttgagttgtttaaaattaaacttgattCGGTAATAATTGAATCGAGTCGAGCTTCCATCTATTATAAGTTACCAACCCAAAGCCATCCCGCATTAGCTTCTCCAATGGGCAAAGGGCCCAAATCAGTCCAAGTTTGGATGATAAGTTTTGAATAAAACTGtgtgatttattaaaaaatgtcgAATAAAAGAAGCCGATCAAATCCCATTAATTAAGGAATATTAAATTCTGCAGCACTCAAATATTCTTCCTAGCTTTAATACCATACATACACCCTgcactatataatattttattgccTCCAAGCCCATGCGTGCATCGAAACCTGGAAagggaaaatattaataaggtCAAAACTCTATTCCCACCCAATGATTGCTAAATGTATTTTCCCACCCCTTAGGTTACAAAAAGCTTAAATCCCACCCATCATCCACTTTGTtagtgtaattttaataaaacacaaaaccattattttttacaaaacttaacaaaagtTGATGatggatgaaaatttaatttttttcaaatttaaaagaggataaaaatttatattttcatcaaattttgggcacaaaataatcatttgatatgaaaataatagtaataataataatataatataatgtgattTGTCCACATTTAATGGGTGAATTCTTGCCTTGTCCGCATAGCCCATTCCTCATGCTCATTCTTAATGTCATGACACAATAATATAGAcataaaataaatcctttgatcaatgatattctcatcttttgaaaagtttatttttcaacTCATCATCTTATgccattaatatattttgatagttttaacTATAAAGTTACCGAAAAGTTTAAGGAATCTTTTAATAGTAAaggaaaagttgaaaaatgcgcattttatttctctattttctctccttttttttttttctctttctcctgtttcttccatttttctctcACCTTCCTTTTTCTCCCTCCTTTGCTTGCACAGGAAGTTTCTCAACATGCTTTTCCCAAGACTAGACTAGGTCTCGACTAGTTTCTTTGAGGCCCGGTTTGGTTTTTGTTGGCATTAATGAGAGACATTTGAGTAAAAGTGAATCTCTATACAATTCTCATTTAGTCACACCTCTAATCATGCTCTCACTAAGATGGTATGTTTAGCTAGAATCGTATAATCTTAATAcgattttaactaaattaaatatagtCAATTTGATCAACAATATTCACAATTTCGATCGTAAAAAATCTAGTTAACTTGATCAATGATATTCACCATTGATATAGTAGATCTCAATATCAAACattctttttacctttttacctAATTGtttttatcaacaaaatttgataactAAGTAATAAAgcaaagttttcaaacttgaaaggtaaaagaattaattcatCAAAGTTCGAGTAGAAAATACTCATTCAACTATCCagagattaataaaattatatgaatacaattttaaatacttaattgagtatctaaataatatatcattatgtgattaaataacttaa
This genomic interval from Mangifera indica cultivar Alphonso unplaced genomic scaffold, CATAS_Mindica_2.1 Un_0049, whole genome shotgun sequence contains the following:
- the LOC123206782 gene encoding condensin-2 complex subunit H2-like isoform X1 → MTNHREQEPNCDAASCSGTRFTVQPERELQANWEVDLANKLEDYLLKICSGQIYDSEHLIPPVNFAEAALLVQGSVQVYSRKVEYLYNLVLHALEFLSQKSQQDQSKETSVPIEGRESHAVSDEENDLFWCLDDIPVEAKNRLDSPNGNDNFFNHFVKPPANLIVLEGDCLDSLGDGTELESYLLATSDLYRDFILLDPCDAVAVNDFLEGGQVGKGHNGAYRGSASRKSFQSPTRCSGGTANKPSIRKKKDANLNPSPSLNMGHDPPAFDDVGESNHEFDMEDRYSEPRNLDSNSDEEEEDPWKPLNPHEPGNLKVIPFKKVKAFRRNAVNSTKQHSVTTLFPLAKLHGTISPELTQIWEARQKASEKQQAFHSSPLYEKLRQSLANKGQQAFSAFGHPDNFNEDKGYDSGDPDSEHPDIDMPESMYMDEDVLHFDKHDDGTTHCEINETFEHEVQDCHANLEDLCRSHLVSDALLASIAETEKLTELAARVSSWKQKIEHNLDEQDSCPPFDIHEYGESIIDKLSLEGDHENVTSFTDVVKGQEKYDVARTFSALLQLVNNGDVALDRSGIDGESICYTAVNPFHVRLLRHDKRQKETQYQLSKKRAKSPSRRFSKDDKGKSMREKSPVVNPSTEHGSSGLPSQPNCKFSVKLGGARCTPEGKKRRRSRLFEPADLHTSS
- the LOC123206782 gene encoding condensin-2 complex subunit H2-like isoform X2; translation: MTNHREQEPNCDAASCSGTRFTVQPERELQANWEVDLANKLEDYLLKICSGQIYDSEHLIPPVNFAEAALLVQGSVQVYSRKVEYLYNLVLHALEFLSQKSQQDQSKETSVPIEGRESHAVSDEENDLFWCLDDIPVEAKNRLDSPNGNDNFFNHFVKPPANLIVLEGDCLDSLGDGTELESYLLATSDLYRDFILLDPCDAVAVNDFLEGGQVGKGHNGAYRGSASRKSFQSPTRCSGGTANKPSIRKKKDANLNPSPSLNMGHDPPAFDDVGESNHEFDMEDRYSEPRNLDSNSDEEEEDPWKPLNPHEPGNLKVIPFKKVKAFRRNAVNSTKQHSVTTLFPLAKLHGTISPELTQIWEARQKASEKQQAFHSSPLYEKLRQSLANKGQQAFSAFGHPDNFNEDKGYDSGDPDSEHPDIDMPESMYMDEDVLHFDKHDDGTTHCEINETFEHEVQDCHANLEDLCRSHLDALLASIAETEKLTELAARVSSWKQKIEHNLDEQDSCPPFDIHEYGESIIDKLSLEGDHENVTSFTDVVKGQEKYDVARTFSALLQLVNNGDVALDRSGIDGESICYTAVNPFHVRLLRHDKRQKETQYQLSKKRAKSPSRRFSKDDKGKSMREKSPVVNPSTEHGSSGLPSQPNCKFSVKLGGARCTPEGKKRRRSRLFEPADLHTSS
- the LOC123206766 gene encoding RING-H2 finger protein ATL2-like — encoded protein: MNNEFNDQPDLYAPDNNSYALSGKIMLSAIVILFFVVILMVCLHLYARWYLLNVRRRQIRPSRFHRRTHLVFYVDPANPNPVAAATRGLDAAVLKSLPVFAYSSKTHPESLDCAVCLSEFEENESGRILPKCKHSFHIECIDMWFHSHSTCPLCRSSVEPCQDEPENPTHVAVSVTEPGSSSGLFMTRQHEDETAGTSSFEDKGKPRDVINVSIEVPARNYNEGFDSESTRCDSPSSQVQTQSSFRSPVSRMLSFKRILSRERRGNLSPSGNTASCGGTVTELDIERGRE